The Paenibacillus sp. FSL R7-0204 genome includes a region encoding these proteins:
- a CDS encoding HU family DNA-binding protein: protein MNKSDLINVVTEATELPKKDATKAVDAVFEAITGALQSGDKVQLVGFGNFEVRERSARKGRNPQTGEEIEIPSSKVPAFKPGKALKDGIK from the coding sequence ATGAATAAATCAGATTTGATCAACGTAGTTACAGAAGCAACTGAACTTCCCAAAAAAGACGCTACGAAAGCGGTAGATGCCGTTTTTGAAGCAATTACAGGTGCACTGCAAAGCGGCGATAAGGTTCAGCTGGTTGGCTTCGGAAACTTTGAAGTGCGCGAACGTTCCGCACGTAAAGGCCGCAACCCGCAGACTGGTGAAGAAATCGAAATTCCTTCAAGCAAAGTACCGGCTTTCAAACCCGGTAAAGCGCTGAAAGACGGAATCAAATAA
- the mtrB gene encoding trp RNA-binding attenuation protein MtrB, translated as MTEKKNEVNPAPSGSDYIVVKAKENGVQVIGLTRGLDTRFHHTEKLDKGEVLIAQFTDHTSAMKIRGKAEIWSKHGQLESES; from the coding sequence ATGACTGAGAAGAAGAATGAAGTGAATCCTGCACCGTCCGGCAGCGACTATATCGTAGTCAAGGCCAAGGAGAACGGTGTTCAGGTCATCGGGCTGACCAGAGGGCTGGACACACGGTTTCACCATACGGAGAAGCTGGACAAAGGCGAGGTGCTCATTGCCCAATTCACCGATCACACCTCAGCAATGAAAATCCGCGGCAAGGCTGAAATCTGGAGCAAACACGGACAATTAGAAAGTGAAAGCTGA